Proteins from one Epinephelus moara isolate mb chromosome 1, YSFRI_EMoa_1.0, whole genome shotgun sequence genomic window:
- the LOC126388556 gene encoding uncharacterized protein LOC126388556: protein MVCNADYLISNVVAKWPGSVHDSQVFWTSGIYQRLSQGEFSGVLLGDRGYACQPFLLTPYTDPQEAQQAYNHAHARTRARIEMTFLKARFHCLNHLRVSPLRACDITVACAVLHSVACLRKERGPRVPSYMDWDNPAIFLMTTVVGWSGTNMC, encoded by the exons ATGGTCTGCAATGCTGACTATCTGATCAGCAATGTTGTGGCAAAGTGGCCCGGCTCGGTCCATGACTCCCAAGTCTTTTGGACCTCTGGAATCTATCAGCGCCTATCACAAG GTGAATTCTCTGGTGTGTTGCTGGGGGACAGGGGGTATGCCTGCCAGCCTTTTCTCCTCACACCATACACAGACCCTCAGGAAGCACAGCAGGCCTATAATCATGCCCATGCCAGGACAAGGGCCAGGATCGAAATGACCTTCCTGAAGGCACGCTTTCACTGTCTTAACCACTTAAGGGTCAGCCCTTTGAGGgcatgtgacatcactgtggccTGTGCTGTCCTCCACAGTGTGGCCTGCCTGAGGAAGGAGAGGGGCCCCAGAGTGCCATCATACATGGACTGGGACAATCCTGCCATCTTCCTGATGACGACAGTGGTCGGCTGGTCAGGGACCAAtatgtgttaa